The sequence taaagatcagtattttaatcagattggtaatttgaatataaatcaGATGAAAACTGGAATAACCAATTACAAAAACACTGTTACAAAGAAAACATCCGACTGTGAGTGttgctattttattttatttcataataaacatAAGCATGCATGGAATTACATAGCTGACTGCCAAAGGAATACAGATTCCTAGTTTGTCAGAAAAAACGTCTATGTATCTGTTTAAATACGTAGCCTGAACGTTAAAGTTTGATGTGCTGTAAGTgagtgaaaatattgaaatcttATTTCTTTCGTCAATAATGTATTAAAAACCATTGCGTTTTAATGCATTTAAGGtgtgaaaaaaatcattcaaagacACGGACAGAGCTGTCTGATGCGTTATAAACAataggtacaacatgtacgctttGTACTAAAAAGGTTTAGATAAAATCATATCTGCAAAGGTcaaattataattgataataacactaatacataaaataattcacCACAACTTGGCCTCAGGGTTTGAccatatgtactcatttcactgcactatACACGTAAATATCTTGTTTTTTGACAGTACttccaaaattcattttgagctctTGTTTGTTTgggtaaaaataaaaaataaatgcattGTTGGTATTGTAATTCCAAATGTTGCCTTGGTAACATTCGGTGGTGAATACCATATAAAaaactcttcttgattcgtCACTATGAatattacggcacatataactcaACATCTATCATCTTTTCTTATCacagtttcatgaatattccttCAGGGAATTTCTTTACTTCAAATTTTCTATAGAAAAGCAAAACCTACATTgtattttaaggaaggctccttaacttaagggGTTTTCCTTAACTTCTAAAATGCTTGCCAATGTAGCATTATAAGTGAAGGAATTCTAGGCAAGTTCATGAAATTTGGCCCTGGGATGGGAATGCAAGAAGGGTTTATGCATCATTTGAGTAATAATGCTGGATGAGTTTGGTTCCAGACGTCACAATTTAACTGCCACGACCTTGTGTAACCGGCAGCCTCTACGTCAACTGAATGTCAATTAAAGACTTTAACCTTTATATTTCCTAGTAGGTGCATCAACGTAAGGTAAGACAACGCTGTTTTATCTGccttattaaaaaaatgaaatttccaATATATAAATTGTTCACAGGGCCCCACGCTCTGGAGGAATTCACGAAATTTATATAGCACACAGACAAAACGTGCCATTGGAAACCTGATTTGGTTTGTCAAAGATACAATACAAATGCGTTCGGCAAAGACGTCTGTGAATTCGACAGCAAGCCCAGTTTGGTGGGGATATAAGTAGACAACACATTAACAGACTGGACAGTAAATTTGGCCTCTCCGTGTGCAACAGACATGGAGCTGATCTCGCGAGATAGTACGAGAAAATGTCAGTCACACAACGCGCGCATCGGCCTTTAGATGTTTAAAGCAACAGCCAGGAAACTGGCCCAAAATTTATGATCTGTCATAAAGTGGGCTGTCTACTGATATTATATTCCAGGTACTAGTCTGTAAATGTAACAAACAATCTTTACTTCAAAAGGTAATAGCAATGAGTATGTATCAAACCTACCACGCTGTTAGACCGACAAACTCACTGTACTTACTCTCAAACTCACCACGCAGTGTGATACCGACAAACTCACCGTACTTACTCTCAAACTCACCACGCAGTGTGATACCGACAAACTCACTGTACTTACTCTCAAACTCACCACGCAGTGTGATACCGACAAACTCACTGTACTTACTCTCAAACTCACCACGCAGTGTGATATCGACAAACTCCCCGTACTTACTCTCAAACTCACCACGCAGTGTGATACCGACAAACTCACCGTACTTACTCTCAAACTCATCGCGCAGTGTGATACCGACAAACTCACTGTACTTACTCTCAAACAACTCACAACGCAGTGTGATACCGCCAAACTCACTGTACTTACTCTCAAACTCACCACGCAGTGCGATACCGACAAACTCACTGTACTTACTCTCAAACTCGCCACGCAGTGTGATACCGACAAACTCGTTGTACTTACTCTCAAACTCACCACGCAGTGTGATACCGACAAACTCACTGTACTTACTCTCAAACTCACCACGCAGTGTGATACCCACAAACTCACTTTACTTACTCTCAAACTCACCACACAGTGTGATACCGACGAACTCACTGTACTTACTCTCAAATTTACCATGCAGTGTGATACTGACAAATTCACTGTACTTACTCTCAAATTTACCAAGCAGTGTGATACCGACAAATTCACTGTACTTACTCTCAAACTCACCACGCAGTGTGATATCGACAAACTCACTGTACTTACTCTCAAACTCACCACGCAGTGTGATACCGACAAACTCGTTGTACTTACTCTTAAACTCACCACGCAGTGTAATACCGACAAACTCACTGTACTTACTCTCAAACTCACCACGCAGTGTGATACCGACAAACTCACTGTACTTACTCTCAAAATCACCACGCAGTGTGATACCCACAAACTCACTTTACTTACTCTCAAACTCACCACACAGTGTGATACCGACGAACTCACTGTACTTACTCTCAAATTTACCATGCAGTGTGATACTGACAAATTCACTGTACTTACTCTCAAATTTACCATGCAGTGTGATACCGACAAATTCACTGTACTTACTCTCAAACTCACCACGCAGTGTGTGACACTGACAAACTCACTGTACTTACTCTCAAACTCACCACGCAGTGTGATACCGACAAATACGTACTTACGACAAACTCACACGCAGTGTGATCACAACTCACTGTACTTACTCTCAAACTCACCACGCAGTGTGAATACGACAAACTCACTGTACTTACTCTCCAAACTCACCACGCAGTGTGATACCGACAAACTCACTGTACTTACTCTCAAACTCACCACGCAGTGTGATACCGACAAACTCACTGTACTTACTCTCAAACTCACCACGCAGTGTGATACCGAAAAACTCACCGTACTTACTCTCAAACTCACCACGCAGTGTGATACCGACAAACACATGTACTTACTCTCAAACTCACCACGCAGTGTGATACCGACAAACTCACTGTACTTACTCTCAAACTCACCACGCAGTGTGATACCGACAAACTCACCTGTACTTACTCTCAAACTCACCACGCAGTGTGATACCGACAAACTCACTGTACTTACTCTCAAACTCACCACGCAGTGTGATACCGACAAACTCACTGTACTTACTCTCAAACTCACCACATGACAAACTCATCACTCTCAAATCACCACGCAGTGTGATACCGACAAACTCACTGTACTTACTCTCAAACTTACCACGCAGTGTGATACCGACAAACTCACTGTACTTACTCTCAAACTCACCACGCAGTGTGATACGACAATCACGTACTTACTCTCAAATACCACGCAGTGTGATAAACTCACTGTACTTACTCTCAAACTCACCACGCAGTGTGATACCGACAAACTCACTGTACTTACTCTCAAACTCACCACGCAGTGTGATACCGACAAACTCACTGTACTTACTCTCAAACTCACCACGCAGTGTGATACCGACAAACTCACTGTACTTACTCTCAAACTCACCACGCAGTGTGATACCGACAAACTCACTGTACTTACTCTCAAACTCACCACGCAGTGTGTGATACCGACAAACTCACTGTACTTACTCTCAAACTCACCACGCAGTGTGATACCGACAAACTCACTGTACTTACTCTCAAACTCACCACGCAGTGTGATACCGACAAACTCACTGTACTTACTCTCAAACTCACCACGCAGTGTGATACAGACAAACTTCACTGTACTTACTCTCAAACTCACCACGCAGTGTGATACCGACAAACTCACTGTACTTACTCTCAAACTCACCACGCAGTGTGATACCGACAAACTCACTGTACTTACTCTCAAACTCACCACGCAGTGTGATACCGACAAACTCACTGTACTTACTCTCAAACTCACCACGCAGTGTGATACCGACAAACTCACTGTACTTACTCTCAAACTCACCACGCAGTGTGATACCGACAAACTCACTGTACTTACTCTCAAACTCACCACGCAGTGTGATACCGACAAACTCACCGTACTTACTCTCAAACTCACCACGCAGTGTGATACCGACAAACTCACTGTACTTACTCTCAAACTCACCACGCAGTGTGATACCGACAAACTCACTGTACTTACTCTCAACTCAACGACAAACCACACCTCGACGCTGTGTGATACTCGACAAACTCACTGTACTTACTCACAAACTCACCACGCAGTGTGATACCGACAAACTCACTGTACTTACTCTCAAACTCACCACGCAGTGTGATACCGACAAACTCACTGTACTTACTCTCAAACTCACCACGCAGTGTGATACCGACAAACTCACCGTACTTACTCTCAAACTCACCACGCAGTGTGATACCGACAAACTCACTGTACTTACTCTCAAACTCACCACGCAGTGTGATACCGACAAACTCACTGTACTTACTCTCAAACTCACCACGCAGTGTGATACCGACAAACTCACTGTACTTACTCTCAAACTCACCACGCAGTGTGATACCGACAAACTCACCGTACTTACTCTCAAACTCACCACGCAGTGTGATACCGACAAACTCACTGTACTTACTCTCAAACTCACCACGCAGTGTGATACCGACAAACTCACTGTACTTACTCTCAAACTCACCACGCAGTGTGATACCGACAAACTCACTGTACTTACTCTCAAACTCACCACGCAGTGTGATACCGACAAACTCACTGTACTTACTCTCAAACTCACCACGCAGTGTGATACCGACAAACTCACCGTACTTACTCTCAAACTACTGACGCAGTACTCTCAAACTCCCACCACATACTGACAAACTCACTGTACTTACTCTCAAACTCACCACACAGTGTGAACCGATAAACTCACTGTACTTACTCTCAAACTCAGCACGCAGTGTGATACCGACAAACTCACCGTACTTTCTCTCATACTCACCACGCAGTGTGATACCCACAAACTCACTTTACTTACTCTCAAACTCACCACGCAGTGTGATACCGACAAACTCACCGTACTTACTCTCAAACTCACCACGCAGTGTGATACCGACAAACTCACTGTACTAACTCTCTAACTCACCACTCTGTGTGATACCAACAAACTCACCGTACTTACTCTCAAACTCACCACGCAGTGTGATATGGATAAGCTCACTGTCCTTACTCTCAAACTCACCACGCAGTGTGATAC is a genomic window of Argopecten irradians isolate NY chromosome 10, Ai_NY, whole genome shotgun sequence containing:
- the LOC138332658 gene encoding mucin-3A-like; this encodes MKRTMTDKLTVLTLKLTTQCDTDKLTVLTLKLTTQCDTDKLTVLTLKLTTQCDTDKLTVLTLKLTTQCDIDKLPVLTLKLTTQCDTDKLTVLTLKLIAQCDTDKLTVLTLKQLTTQCDTAKLTVLTLKLTTQCDTDKLTVLTLKLATQCDTDKLVVLTLKLTTQCDTDKLTVLTLKLTTQCDTHKLTLLTLKLTTQCDTDELTVLTLKFTMQCDTDKFTVLTLKFTKQCDTDKFTVLTLKLTTQCDIDKLTVLTLKLTTQCDTDKLVVLTLKLTTQCNTDKLTVLTLKLTTQCDTDKLTVLTLKITTQCDTHKLTLLTLKLTTQCDTDELTVLTLKFTMQCDTDKFTVLTLKFTMQCDTDKFTVLTLKLTTQCVTLTNSLYLLSNSPRSVIPTNTYLRQTHTQCDHNSLYLLSNSPRSVNTTNSLYLLSKLTTQCDTDKLTVLTLKLTTQCDTDKLTVLTLKLTTQCDTEKLTVLTLKLTTQCDTDKHMYLLSNSPRSVIPTNSLYLLSNSPRSVIPTNSPVLTLKLTTQCDTDKLTVLTLKLTTQCDTDKLTCDTDKLTVLTLKLTTQCDTDKLTVLTLKLTTQCDTTITYLLSNTTQCDKLTVLTLKLTTQCDTDKLTVLTLKLTTQCDTDKLTVLTLKLTTQCDTDKLTVLTLKLTTQCDTDKLTVLTLKLTTQCVIPTNSLYLLSNSPRSVIPTNSLYLLSNSPRSVIPTNSLYLLSNSPRSVIQTNFTVLTLKLTTQCDTDKLTVLTLKLTTQCDTDKLTVLTLKLTTQCDTDKLTVLTLKLTTQCDTDKLTVLTLKLTTQCDTDKLTVLTLKLTTQCDTDKLTVLTLKLTTQCDTDKLTVLTLKLTTQCDTDKLTCDTDKLTVLTLKLTTQCDTDKLTVLTLKLTTQCDTDKLTVLTLKLTTQCDTDKLTVLTLKLTTQCDTDKLTVLTLKLTTQCDTDKLTVLTLKLTTQCDTDKLTVLTLKLTTQCDTDKLTVLTLKLTTQCDTDKLTVLTLKLTTQCDTDKLTVLTLKLTTQCDTDKLTVLTLKLTTQCDTDKLTVLTLKLLTQYSQTPTTY